A genomic segment from Marinobacter gudaonensis encodes:
- the fdxA gene encoding ferredoxin FdxA — MAFIVTDNCIKCKYTDCVEVCPVDCFYEGPNFLVIDPDECIDCALCEPECPAEAIFSEDELPADQVQFVELNADLAAKWPNITEKKDPLPDAEEWDGKPNKLQYLEK, encoded by the coding sequence ATGGCGTTTATCGTTACTGATAACTGCATCAAGTGCAAATACACAGACTGCGTGGAAGTCTGCCCGGTAGACTGTTTCTACGAAGGACCGAACTTTCTGGTGATTGATCCGGACGAGTGTATCGACTGCGCCCTGTGCGAGCCCGAGTGCCCGGCCGAAGCCATTTTCTCCGAAGACGAGCTGCCCGCCGATCAGGTCCAGTTTGTGGAGCTCAATGCCGATCTGGCCGCCAAGTGGCCGAACATCACCGAGAAGAAAGACCCGCTGCCGGATGCCGAGGAGTGGGACGGCAAGCCGAACAAGCTCCAGTACCTGGAGAAATAA
- the pncC gene encoding nicotinamide-nucleotide amidase, which translates to MRASDQELEGAGNRLGDRLLETGRTVATAESCTGGWVAKVLTDRAGSSAYVLGGLVTYSNDAKQALLGVTGKSLDEHGAVSEPVVREMVAGALAATGASVAVAISGVAGPGGGSAEKPVGTVWFAWGSSPASTVAVVRHFEGDRDQVRRQAVLFALQGVTGFLDEV; encoded by the coding sequence ATGCGGGCCAGCGATCAGGAATTGGAAGGCGCGGGCAACCGCCTGGGCGACCGGCTGCTTGAGACCGGCCGCACGGTGGCCACCGCCGAGAGCTGCACCGGTGGCTGGGTGGCCAAGGTGCTGACCGATCGGGCCGGGTCCTCGGCCTACGTGCTCGGTGGTCTGGTGACTTACAGCAATGACGCCAAGCAGGCACTGCTGGGCGTCACCGGCAAATCCCTGGATGAGCACGGCGCGGTCAGCGAGCCCGTGGTGCGCGAGATGGTGGCCGGCGCCCTGGCCGCCACCGGCGCCAGCGTGGCGGTGGCCATCAGTGGTGTGGCTGGCCCGGGCGGCGGCAGTGCGGAAAAGCCGGTGGGCACGGTCTGGTTTGCCTGGGGCAGCAGTCCCGCCAGCACGGTGGCGGTGGTCAGGCATTTCGAGGGCGACCGGGATCAGGTGCGCCGACAGGCGGTTCTCTTTGCGCTTCAGGGGGTTACTGGCTTTCTGGATGAAGTCTGA
- the mutS gene encoding DNA mismatch repair protein MutS → MSAAQTDLSKHTPMMQQYLKIKGQHPNELVFYRMGDFYELFYEDAKKAAELMDITLTARGQSGGNPIPMAGIPYHSSEGYIARLVRAGQSIAICEQIGDPATSKGPVERQVVRIVTPGTLSDDAYLEDRRDNLLVAIFNNREQFGFASLDISSGRFAVSELENLEALQGELQRLRPAEILISEDFPFEEILEGFTGIRRQGPWLFESDTARRVITQQLQVRDLTGFGCEDLHLAVCAAGCLLQYARETQRTALPHIRKLTRERRDEAVILDAASRRNLEIDTNLMGGHQYTLAWVMDRTATAMGGRELRRWLNRPLRDVEIVRQRQQAVSALLDGFHYEPVHDLLKAVGDIERVLARVALRSARPRDLARLRDAFQTLPELQEALKPVNSHHVVKLATTIGEYPELADLLERAIIDNPPVVIREGGVIREGFDEELDELRNISENAGQYLLDVETRERERTGISTLKVGYNRVHGYYIEITRAQSAQAPADYIRRQTLKNAERFITPELKEFEDKALSAKSRALAREKGLYDEVLETVAEQLAPLQDAAQALAELDVLSNFAERATSLRFSAPEFSDSPGFDIEEGRHPVVEQLLDEPFVPNDLLMDTQRRMLVITGPNMGGKSTYMRQAALIALLAYTGSFVPANRAVIGPVDRIFTRMGSSDDIAGGRSTFMVEMTETANILHNATEHSLVLMDEVGRGTSTFDGLSLAWATAEHLAREIRCYTLFATHYFELTQLAEELQHAVNVHLTATEHDDSIVFLHNVHDGPASQSYGLQVAKLAGVPQDVIRNAKAQLSHLEGSASPATPASQDKARSAPAPAAPKASDPVYQGDMFASLEPSAVEEALKALDVDDLTPREAMNRLYELKELLGK, encoded by the coding sequence ATGTCAGCAGCTCAGACCGATCTTTCCAAGCACACGCCAATGATGCAGCAGTACCTGAAGATCAAGGGTCAGCACCCCAACGAACTGGTGTTCTACCGCATGGGCGACTTCTATGAGCTGTTCTACGAAGACGCCAAGAAAGCGGCCGAACTCATGGACATAACGCTCACCGCCCGGGGGCAGTCCGGCGGCAACCCCATTCCCATGGCAGGCATCCCCTACCATTCGTCTGAGGGTTACATTGCCCGGCTGGTTCGGGCAGGTCAATCCATCGCCATCTGCGAGCAGATCGGCGACCCGGCCACCAGCAAGGGGCCGGTCGAGCGCCAGGTGGTGCGTATCGTCACCCCCGGTACCCTGAGCGACGACGCTTACCTGGAAGACCGCCGCGACAACCTGCTGGTGGCCATCTTCAACAACCGGGAACAGTTCGGTTTTGCCTCCCTGGACATCTCCAGCGGCCGTTTTGCGGTATCTGAACTGGAAAACCTGGAGGCCCTGCAGGGTGAGCTTCAGCGGCTGCGGCCGGCGGAAATCCTGATCAGCGAGGATTTCCCCTTCGAGGAGATCCTGGAGGGCTTCACCGGCATCCGGCGCCAGGGCCCCTGGCTGTTCGAATCCGACACCGCGCGACGGGTGATTACCCAGCAGCTCCAGGTGCGCGACCTCACCGGTTTCGGCTGTGAAGACCTGCATCTGGCCGTCTGTGCCGCCGGCTGCCTGCTGCAATACGCCCGGGAAACCCAGCGCACCGCCCTGCCCCACATTCGCAAGCTGACCCGCGAGCGCCGCGACGAGGCCGTAATTCTTGACGCCGCCAGCCGCCGCAACCTCGAGATCGACACCAATCTGATGGGCGGCCACCAGTACACCCTGGCCTGGGTGATGGACCGAACCGCCACCGCCATGGGTGGCCGGGAACTGAGGCGCTGGCTGAACCGGCCGTTACGGGATGTGGAGATTGTGCGCCAGCGCCAGCAGGCGGTTTCCGCCCTGCTGGACGGGTTCCACTACGAGCCGGTGCACGATTTGCTGAAAGCCGTGGGCGACATTGAACGGGTATTGGCGCGGGTGGCACTGCGCTCTGCCCGGCCGCGCGACCTGGCCCGCCTGCGCGACGCCTTCCAGACCCTGCCCGAGCTGCAGGAAGCCTTGAAGCCGGTCAACTCCCACCACGTGGTCAAACTGGCCACCACCATCGGAGAATACCCGGAACTGGCCGACCTGCTGGAACGGGCGATCATCGATAATCCGCCGGTGGTGATTCGCGAGGGTGGCGTGATCCGCGAGGGCTTCGATGAGGAGCTGGACGAGCTGCGCAACATCAGTGAGAACGCCGGCCAGTATTTGCTGGATGTGGAGACCCGTGAGCGCGAGCGCACCGGCATCAGCACCCTGAAAGTGGGCTATAACCGGGTGCACGGCTACTACATTGAAATTACCCGGGCCCAGTCGGCCCAGGCGCCGGCCGACTACATCCGCCGCCAGACCCTGAAAAACGCCGAGCGCTTTATCACCCCGGAGCTGAAGGAGTTCGAGGACAAGGCCCTGAGCGCCAAAAGCCGGGCCCTGGCCCGGGAAAAGGGTCTGTACGACGAGGTACTGGAAACCGTGGCCGAACAGCTGGCGCCGCTGCAGGACGCCGCCCAAGCGCTGGCCGAGCTCGATGTGCTCAGCAACTTTGCCGAGCGGGCCACCTCACTGAGGTTCTCCGCGCCGGAGTTCAGTGACTCGCCCGGGTTTGATATCGAAGAAGGCCGCCATCCGGTGGTGGAACAGCTGCTGGACGAACCCTTCGTGCCCAACGACCTGCTGATGGACACCCAGCGGCGCATGCTGGTGATCACCGGCCCCAACATGGGCGGTAAGTCCACCTACATGCGACAGGCGGCGCTGATTGCCCTGCTCGCCTACACCGGCAGCTTCGTGCCCGCCAACCGGGCGGTGATCGGACCGGTGGACCGTATCTTCACCCGCATGGGGTCCTCCGACGACATCGCCGGCGGTCGCTCGACCTTCATGGTGGAAATGACCGAAACCGCCAACATCCTGCACAACGCCACCGAGCACAGCCTGGTGTTGATGGACGAGGTGGGCCGGGGAACCAGCACCTTTGACGGCCTGTCACTGGCCTGGGCCACCGCCGAACATCTGGCACGGGAAATCCGCTGTTACACCCTGTTTGCCACCCACTATTTCGAGCTGACCCAGCTGGCCGAGGAGCTTCAGCACGCGGTGAACGTGCATCTGACGGCCACCGAGCACGACGACAGCATCGTGTTCCTGCACAATGTGCACGATGGCCCCGCCAGCCAGAGCTACGGCCTGCAGGTGGCGAAACTGGCCGGGGTGCCCCAGGACGTCATCCGCAATGCCAAGGCCCAGCTGTCTCATCTCGAAGGCAGCGCCAGCCCGGCAACGCCGGCCAGTCAGGATAAAGCCCGGTCTGCGCCAGCCCCTGCTGCTCCGAAAGCCAGCGATCCCGTCTACCAGGGGGATATGTTCGCGAGTCTCGAACCGAGCGCGGTGGAAGAGGCCCTGAAAGCGCTGGATGTGGATGATCTCACGCCCCGGGAAGCCATGAACCGGCTGTACGAATTGAAAGAGTTACTGGGAAAATAG
- a CDS encoding LysE family translocator, with amino-acid sequence MISDLFWAYLVAITLLTITPGVDTLLVMRNTGRGGLRDGCATSAGICSGLFIHATLSALGISLLLVETAWAFTALKWAGALYLIWLGIGSLRQAFRRSRAAPDSATAEVPASVARRHVGLAVSFREGVLSNVLNPKTALFYMALLPQFIDPAGNAFLQSLLLAGVHFLLAMVWQCGLAWVVVTFRSLGVNARLKKLLNGLTGGFFVAMGAKLAST; translated from the coding sequence ATGATCTCCGATCTGTTCTGGGCCTATCTGGTCGCCATTACCCTGCTTACCATTACGCCGGGGGTGGATACGCTCCTGGTGATGCGCAATACCGGTCGGGGTGGTTTGCGGGATGGCTGCGCCACCAGTGCTGGCATCTGCAGCGGCCTGTTCATTCACGCCACGCTCTCTGCCCTCGGCATCTCGCTGTTGCTGGTTGAAACGGCCTGGGCCTTTACCGCCCTGAAGTGGGCCGGTGCGCTCTATCTGATCTGGCTGGGTATTGGTTCCCTGCGCCAGGCGTTTCGCCGGAGCCGGGCGGCTCCTGACAGTGCGACCGCTGAAGTACCTGCATCGGTCGCTCGAAGGCACGTGGGCCTGGCGGTTTCGTTTCGGGAGGGCGTGCTCTCCAACGTTCTGAATCCCAAAACCGCATTATTCTATATGGCACTGCTGCCGCAGTTTATTGATCCTGCCGGCAATGCCTTCCTGCAATCGCTGCTGCTGGCCGGGGTGCACTTCCTGTTGGCGATGGTGTGGCAGTGTGGCCTGGCGTGGGTGGTGGTCACCTTCCGGAGCCTGGGCGTTAACGCCCGACTGAAAAAGCTGCTTAACGGCCTGACCGGTGGATTCTTCGTTGCCATGGGCGCCAAACTGGCCAGTACCTGA